One window of the Triticum dicoccoides isolate Atlit2015 ecotype Zavitan chromosome 3B, WEW_v2.0, whole genome shotgun sequence genome contains the following:
- the LOC119277961 gene encoding probable receptor-like protein kinase At1g11050, protein MATVAGLIRLLLVAALALRQAAGGANPPPACPLDLGYVSTFPWDRAPCAPPVSNVTSCCMTLLSVLGIGLAARLRATGLFRLPSAPASAACIHAFSDAIASLPLSLQRSLAPACFPVPSHFAISPSYCAGVTTAAQYVAAGELNSSCSSNLTDTSLCYDCLAAGIHALARLTAAAGKTSNSLNCFYLTALYAAGVSNPAGPTSPATAACAFGLALSTTSPTSSNASGSITHTNIAVATVIPIASVLLVSLIALLVWTKRHDGISGRNRGLSDERRPSRQRPNTGSVLFDIRELAKATGGFAERNIIGRGGFGVVYRGVLADGSVVAVKKMLDPDVDGGDDEFANEVEIISHFRHRNLVPLRGCCITDADDPDDHGSRQMLLVYDYMPNGSLDRYIFQQQDGAAVMLPWAQRRSVVLDMARGLEYMHYGVKPGIYHRDIKATNILLDEDMRARVADFGLARRSRDGQSHLTTRVAGTHGYLSPEYALYGQLTERSDVYSFGVLVLEVMSGRPALDLAEPSGMVLVTDWGWMLVKAGRTREVLAEALLLEKECRATVAAMERFVLVGILCAHVTVACRPTMPEALRMLEGDVDVPDLPDRPQPYGQRIPFDLGEGNFSASSVLSGPFLDFGDMLR, encoded by the coding sequence ATGGCGACCGTCGCGGGCCTTATCCGGCTTCTCCTCGTCGCCGCGCTGGCGCTGCGCCAGGCGGCGGGGGGCGCCAACCCGCCGCCGGCGTGCCCACTCGACCTGGGCTACGTGAGCACGTTCCCGTGGGACCGCGCGCCGTGCGCGCCGCCGGTGTCCAACGTCACCTCCTGCTGCATGACCCTGCTCTCCGTGCTCGGCATCGGCCTCGCCGCGCGCCTGCGCGCCACCGGCCTCTTCCGCCTTCCGTCCGCGCCGGCCTCCGCCGCCTGCATCCACGCCTTCTCCGACGCGATCGCCTCGCTGCCGCTCTCGCTCCAGCGCTCCCTCGCGCCGGCCTGCTTCCCCGTCCCGTCCCACTTCGCCATCTCCCCGTCCTACTGCGCCGGCGTCACAACAGCCGCGCAGTACGTGGCCGCCGGGGAACTCAACTCCTCCTGCAGCTCCAACCTCACCGACACGTCCCTCTGCTACGACTGCCTCGCCGCCGggatccatgccttggctcgactGACAGCTGCCGCCGGCAAAACCTCCAACTCCCTTAACTGCTTCTACCTCACCGCCCTCTACGCCGCCGGCGTATCGAATCCCGCCGGCCCCACCTCCCCTGCCACCGCCGCATGCGCGTTCGGCCTCGCTCTCTCCACCACATCCCCCACATCCTCGAATGCCTCCGGCTCCATTACCCACACCAACATCGCAGTCGCAACCGTCATCCCGATCGCCTCCGTCCTCCTCGTCTCCCTCATAGCGCTGCTCGTTTGGACGAAGCGGCACGACGGCATCAGCGGTAGGAACCGCGGTTTGTCCGATGAGCGGCGGCCGTCGCGACAGCGACCCAACACCGGCTCGGTGCTGTTCGATATCCGCGAGCTGGCGAAGGCGACCGGCGGGTTCGCCGAGCGGAACATCATCGGCCGCGGCGGGTTCGGCGTCGTGTACCGCGGCGTGCTCGCGGACGGGTCGGTGGTCGCCGTCAAGAAGATGCTGGACCCGGACGTGGACGGCGGGGACGACGAGTTCGCCAACGAGGTGGAGATCATTAGCCACTTCCGGCACCGGAACCTGGTGCCGCTACGCGGGTGCTGCATCACCGACGCCGACGACCCGGACGACCATGGCAGCAGGCAGATGCTCCTCGTGTACGACTACATGCCCAACGGCTCGCTCGACCGCTACATCTTCCAGCAGCAGGACGGGGCGGCGGTGATGCTGCCATGGGCGCAGCGGAGGAGTGTGGTCCTCGACATGGCGAGGGGGCTGGAGTACATGCACTACGGCGTGAAGCCGGGGATCTACCACCGGGACATCAAGGCGACCAACATACTCCTGGACGAGGACATGCGGGCGCGCGTGGCGGACTTCGGGCTGGCTCGGCGGAGCCGGGACGGGCAGTCGCACCTGACGACGCGCGTGGCCGGCACGCACGGCTACCTCTCGCCGGAGTACGCGCTGTACGGGCAGCTCACCGAGAGGAGCGACGTGTACAGCTTCGGCGTGCTGGTGCTGGAGGTGATGAGCGGCCGGCCCGCGCTGGACCTCGCGGAGCCGTCCGGGATGGTGCTGGTGACGGACTGGGGGTGGATGCTCGTCAAGGCTGGCCGGACGAGGGAGGTGCTGGCCGAAGCTCTGCTTCTGGAGAAAGAGTGCCGGGCGACCGTGGCGGCCATGGAGAGGTTCGTGCTCGTCGGCATCCTGTGCGCGCACGTCACGGTGGCGTGCCGTCCCACCATGCCGGAGGCGCTGAGGATGCTGGAGGGTGACGTGGACGTGCCAGACTTGCCGGACCGGCCGCAGCCGTACGGACAGAGAATCCCCTTCGACTTAGGCGAAGGCAACTTCAGTGCCTCGTCGGTTCTGAGCGGCCCGTTCCTGGACTTCGGCGACATGCTCAGGTGA